Proteins from one Candidatus Binatota bacterium genomic window:
- a CDS encoding long-chain fatty acid--CoA ligase, with the protein MRSNYRKSTASRPSTPLMDAFDKITAQLIAPGGGFDVVEEEVLGQRMQVFAGRKRSLREVLADSALHGDAEYIVSGDRRISYAEHYRMVCSTAAALRDEYKIRPGDRVAILAENHPEWLVTFWATVSLGAVVSALNGWWKSEEIRHSLELTTPRVLVADEKRLDRLGDALAAAPGIATIKIETDFEQLVNYAPDVGLPETPIAEDDPAIILFTSGTTGRSKGAVNTHRGVCGFLSNSMLHGFRNVMLAAEEGIPGESDPPATCALMTVPLFHMSGLYTGGLMMMAAGAKTVWRLGAFDPEDVLRLIEKERITIWAGLGSMAPRVLGHPRLHDYDLSSLRNLGSGGAPTTPETQARMRDLVPNGEQGVGLGYGSSETVVPVTMTGGRELARHPLSVGRVMPTQQVEIRNDSGDALPDGEDGEIFVRSPYLMLEYWGQPEATREAIHPGRWLATGDIGHLLDGRLYINSRARDLILRAAENIYPVEIERRLEAHPAVEEAAVIGVEHAELGQEVKAIVVLTAGDSAATTETPTSEELAAWCAETMATFKVPSLWQLRSEPLPRNAAGKVLKIELES; encoded by the coding sequence ATGCGTTCCAACTACAGAAAAAGCACGGCTTCTCGACCGAGCACACCCCTGATGGACGCTTTTGACAAGATAACCGCGCAACTCATCGCCCCCGGCGGTGGCTTCGACGTCGTCGAGGAAGAAGTCCTCGGCCAACGCATGCAGGTGTTCGCCGGCCGCAAGCGTTCGCTCAGGGAAGTACTGGCCGACTCGGCCCTGCACGGCGACGCAGAATACATTGTCTCGGGCGACCGCCGTATCAGCTACGCCGAGCACTACCGCATGGTGTGCTCGACGGCTGCCGCGCTCAGGGACGAGTACAAGATCAGGCCCGGCGACCGAGTGGCCATCCTCGCCGAGAATCATCCCGAGTGGCTGGTCACCTTCTGGGCCACGGTGAGCCTGGGCGCGGTCGTGTCGGCGCTCAACGGCTGGTGGAAATCCGAAGAAATACGACACTCACTGGAACTCACCACGCCGCGAGTCCTGGTGGCCGACGAAAAACGACTCGACCGCCTGGGCGACGCCCTGGCCGCTGCTCCCGGCATCGCTACGATCAAGATCGAGACCGACTTCGAGCAACTGGTCAACTACGCGCCCGACGTCGGCCTGCCTGAAACTCCCATAGCCGAAGACGACCCCGCCATAATCCTCTTCACCAGCGGTACCACCGGTCGCTCCAAGGGTGCCGTAAACACCCACCGCGGCGTGTGCGGTTTTCTGAGCAACTCAATGCTGCACGGCTTTCGCAACGTCATGCTGGCCGCCGAAGAAGGGATACCCGGCGAAAGCGATCCTCCGGCTACCTGCGCGCTGATGACCGTTCCGCTGTTTCACATGTCGGGCCTGTACACGGGCGGCTTGATGATGATGGCCGCGGGCGCAAAGACGGTATGGCGGCTGGGCGCCTTTGACCCCGAGGACGTGCTCCGGCTGATCGAGAAGGAACGGATCACGATCTGGGCTGGCCTCGGCAGCATGGCGCCGCGCGTGCTCGGCCATCCCCGCCTGCACGACTACGACCTCAGCTCGCTGCGCAACCTCGGCAGCGGTGGAGCACCCACCACGCCCGAAACCCAGGCCCGCATGCGCGACCTTGTGCCCAACGGCGAACAGGGCGTGGGGCTGGGCTACGGCAGCAGCGAAACCGTGGTGCCGGTTACCATGACCGGCGGACGCGAACTCGCCCGCCACCCGCTGTCGGTAGGCCGCGTGATGCCGACCCAGCAGGTCGAAATACGCAATGACAGCGGCGACGCTCTGCCCGACGGCGAAGACGGCGAGATCTTCGTGCGCAGCCCCTACCTAATGCTCGAGTACTGGGGACAACCCGAGGCCACGCGCGAGGCCATCCACCCGGGTCGCTGGCTGGCGACCGGCGACATCGGCCACCTGCTCGACGGTCGCCTGTACATCAACAGCCGCGCTCGCGACTTGATACTGCGCGCCGCAGAGAACATTTACCCCGTCGAAATTGAACGGCGCCTCGAAGCCCACCCGGCGGTCGAAGAAGCCGCCGTGATCGGCGTTGAGCACGCCGAGCTCGGACAAGAGGTCAAGGCGATCGTGGTGTTGACGGCGGGCGATAGCGCGGCCACTACCGAGACGCCTAC
- a CDS encoding DUF3604 domain-containing protein: MHSRLHLKATPLRVLLALSAAALLMLPGCGKHQGPGNIEGAALPTTVVETEQARQRETAQALEVGNDKQILFGDLHVHTTFSPDAFTFSLPVMQGEGAHPPADACDFARYCSGLDFWSINDHAEGLTPQHWQETVDSVRQCNALAGDPDNPDVVAYLGWEWTQVGQTPSEHWGHKNVILRDLDEDSIPRRPIAARSLLIKMLGDKRPLKQRLLLPLADLDEFDQFLSFDFYQNELLDTPDCEAGIDTRQLPNDCIETALDPAELFEKLAQWGHESIVIPHGTAWGVYTPPGSSFDKQLKGAQHDPERQILLEVFSGHGNSEEYRDWREDGVAGDNGAVCPEATENYLPCCRRAGQLVRERCENPDSASCEQLVTEAQTNHLEAGQQGHLTLPWAEPEAWLDCGQCRDCFLPSFNYRPRNSAQYTLALTGNEADGDARRFRFGFMASSDNHSARPGTGYKEYARYQMTEARGVHSRFTYNVLRGEKAADNGESQPFVATDAVMANPMLALEAERVASFFVTGGLVAVHSGGRDRDSIWQAMKRREVYGTSGPRILLWFDLLNGPDGELAMGGEADMTGTPRFRVRAAGSLEQEQGCPEHSEQGLSPARLERLCRGECYNPTDRRRPIERIEVVRVRARRPGNLAEAQDDSLAELIEDPWKILPCPADGNGCTVEFDDPEQARSDREHVYYVRAIERATPTVNADALRCKYDDGGNCEEVDPCWGADFRTPNEEDCLATAEPRAWSSPIYLR; the protein is encoded by the coding sequence ATGCATAGTCGCCTTCATCTCAAGGCCACCCCGCTACGGGTTCTTCTTGCTCTCAGCGCAGCAGCCCTGCTCATGCTGCCAGGCTGCGGCAAACACCAGGGTCCTGGCAACATAGAAGGCGCCGCCTTGCCGACAACTGTTGTCGAGACCGAACAGGCCAGGCAACGCGAAACCGCACAGGCTCTTGAGGTCGGCAACGACAAGCAGATTCTCTTCGGCGACCTGCACGTACACACCACCTTTTCGCCCGACGCGTTCACTTTCAGCCTGCCCGTCATGCAAGGTGAAGGCGCGCACCCGCCAGCCGATGCCTGTGATTTTGCCCGCTACTGCTCGGGCCTCGACTTCTGGAGCATAAACGATCACGCCGAGGGCCTGACCCCGCAACACTGGCAAGAGACCGTGGATTCGGTTCGCCAGTGCAACGCCCTGGCCGGCGATCCCGACAATCCCGACGTTGTCGCCTACCTGGGATGGGAGTGGACGCAGGTGGGACAGACCCCGTCGGAGCACTGGGGACACAAGAATGTCATCCTGCGCGACCTCGACGAGGACTCCATACCCAGGCGGCCGATAGCTGCGCGGTCACTGCTGATAAAAATGCTGGGCGACAAGCGCCCGCTCAAGCAACGGCTACTGCTACCCCTGGCCGACCTGGATGAATTCGATCAGTTTCTTTCCTTTGATTTCTACCAGAACGAGCTCCTGGACACGCCGGATTGCGAGGCAGGAATCGACACCCGCCAACTCCCCAACGACTGCATCGAAACCGCCCTGGACCCCGCCGAGCTGTTCGAAAAACTCGCCCAGTGGGGACACGAATCCATAGTCATTCCGCACGGCACGGCCTGGGGAGTGTACACACCGCCGGGCTCATCGTTCGACAAGCAGTTGAAGGGCGCGCAGCACGACCCCGAGAGGCAGATCCTGCTGGAGGTGTTTTCCGGACATGGCAACTCCGAAGAGTACCGAGACTGGCGCGAGGACGGTGTTGCTGGCGACAACGGTGCTGTTTGCCCCGAGGCGACAGAAAACTACCTTCCCTGCTGCCGGCGGGCTGGCCAGCTTGTGCGCGAACGCTGTGAAAATCCCGACTCGGCGAGTTGTGAGCAGCTGGTTACCGAAGCCCAGACCAACCATCTCGAGGCCGGCCAGCAGGGTCACCTGACGTTACCCTGGGCCGAGCCCGAAGCCTGGCTCGACTGCGGCCAATGCCGCGACTGTTTTCTCCCGTCCTTCAACTACCGGCCGCGCAACTCTGCTCAGTACACGCTGGCACTGACCGGCAACGAGGCGGACGGCGACGCGCGCCGCTTTCGCTTTGGCTTCATGGCTTCGAGCGACAACCACTCTGCGCGCCCCGGTACCGGCTACAAGGAGTACGCACGCTACCAGATGACCGAGGCCCGCGGCGTACACAGCCGCTTCACTTACAACGTTCTGCGCGGAGAAAAAGCTGCCGACAATGGGGAATCCCAGCCCTTCGTTGCCACCGACGCGGTCATGGCCAACCCCATGCTCGCCCTGGAAGCCGAGCGAGTAGCTTCATTTTTTGTCACCGGAGGCTTGGTGGCCGTGCACTCCGGCGGCCGCGACCGCGATTCGATCTGGCAGGCCATGAAACGACGCGAGGTCTACGGCACCAGCGGGCCGCGCATACTGCTGTGGTTTGACCTCCTGAACGGCCCCGACGGCGAACTCGCCATGGGCGGCGAGGCCGACATGACCGGAACACCGCGTTTCAGGGTGCGAGCCGCTGGCTCGCTGGAGCAGGAGCAGGGCTGCCCCGAGCACTCCGAGCAGGGCCTGTCTCCCGCAAGGCTCGAGCGCCTGTGCCGGGGTGAGTGCTACAACCCCACTGACCGAAGGCGCCCCATCGAGCGCATAGAAGTAGTGCGCGTGCGTGCGCGCCGTCCCGGCAATCTCGCGGAGGCACAAGATGACTCCCTGGCCGAGCTCATCGAAGACCCGTGGAAGATACTGCCCTGCCCCGCGGACGGCAACGGCTGCACGGTGGAGTTCGACGACCCCGAGCAGGCTCGCAGCGATCGCGAACACGTGTACTACGTACGCGCCATCGAGCGCGCCACTCCCACGGTCAACGCCGACGCCCTGCGCTGCAAGTACGACGACGGCGGCAACTGCGAGGAGGTGGACCCCTGTTGGGGCGCGGATTTCCGTACGCCCAACGAGGAGGATTGCCTGGCAACGGCCGAGCCGCGGGCCTGGTCATCGCCTATCTACTTGCGCTGA